The Triticum aestivum cultivar Chinese Spring chromosome 7B, IWGSC CS RefSeq v2.1, whole genome shotgun sequence genome window below encodes:
- the LOC123160001 gene encoding acyl transferase 7-like gives MASTPTVTKSPPALIPPAGPTPCGTLPLSSIDKTVAGSGFVNLMQVFPPPSIDQGTVAAVAAMRDGFARALVPYYPVAGRIASSGLAVDCTGEGIWFVEAAASCTLADVDGLDCCPLLIPGELLLPRPPPGEKLNDLILMAQATRFTCGGFAVGIRFSHAVFDGHGAAQFLTAVGELARGLKAPSVAPVWDRDAIPDPPSPLPGQLTEFRLVTQVVDISAESIARVKDEFKQAAATSTGEVCSTFDAVTAVVFKCRALALASALPEDVEVRMAFAASTRHLLRGVLPTVEGYYGNCVFLACATRTGKAVREAALAEVVGAVREAKEAVPARFAGWMRGVEQYDVPPLDYSTVTLSDWSRLGFDEVDYGFGAPGYVFPLNDHVNFVAALNYVRPPAPRRGGIRVVLRCVEEPHAAAFAVELAKFA, from the coding sequence ATGGCCAGCACGCCCACCGTTACCAAGTCGCCGCCGGCGCTCATCCCGCCGGCGGGGCCTACCCCCTGCGGCACCCTCCCGCTCTCCTCCATTGACAAGACCGTCGCCGGCTCCGGCTTTGTGAACCTTATGCAGGTCTTTCCCCCGCCCTCAATCGACCAGGGCACCGTCGCGGCCGTGGCCGCAATGCGCGACGGGTTCGCGAGGGCGCTTGTACCCTACTATCCAGTGGCCGGCCGCATCGCCTCGAGCGGCCTCGCGGTGGACTGCACCGGGGAGGGCATCTGGTTTGTGGAAGCCGCCGCGAGCTGCACGCTCGCTGACGTCGACGGCCTCGACTGCTGCCCGCTGCTCATCCCAGGagagctcctcctccctcgcccTCCCCCCGGCGAGAAGCTCAACGACCTCATCCTCATGGCCCAGGCGACGAGGTTCACCTGCGGTGGGTTCGCCGTCGGGATCCGCTTCAGCCACGCGGTTTTCGACGGACATGGGGCTGCGCAGTTCCTTACGGCGGTGGGGGAGCTAGCGCGGGGCCTCAAGGCGCCGTCAGTGGCTCCGGTGTGGGACCGCGACGCGATCCCAGACCCTCCAAGCCCGCTGCCGGGGCAGCTCACGGAGTTCAGGCTGGTGACCCAGGTGGTCGACATCTCGGCGGAGAGCATCGCGCGCGTGAAGGACGAGTTCAAGCAGGCTGCCGCGACATCGACGGGGGAGGTGTGCTCCACCTTTGACGCGGTGACGGCCGTGGTGTTCAAGTGCCGCGCGCTGGCGCTGGCGTCGGCGCTCCCTGAGGACGTCGAGGTCCGGATGGCCTTCGCCGCCAGCACGCGGCACCTTCTCCGCGGCGTGCTGCCGACCGTGGAGGGCTACTACGGCAACTGCGTATTCCTGGCGTGCGCCACTAGGACAGGCAAGGCTGTCCGGGAGGCGGCGCTGGCGGAGGTGGTCGGCGCGGTACGGGAGGCGAAGGAGGCGGTTCCCGCTCGGTTCGCCGGCTGGATGCGCGGCGTCGAGCAGTACGACGTGCCGCCGCTCGACTACAGCACAGTGACGTTGTCGGACTGGAGCCGTCTCGGCTTCGACGAGGTGGACTACGGCTTCGGTGCGCCTGGGTACGTGTTCCCGCTCAACGACCACGTCAACTTCGTCGCGGCGCTCAACTACGTCAGGCCGCCGGCACCCAGGCGTGGGGGCATCCGGGTGGTGCTCCGCTGCGTCGAGGAGCCTCATGCGGCCGCGTTCGCCGTCGAGCTCGCCAAGTTCGCCTAG